Proteins encoded together in one Ananas comosus cultivar F153 unplaced genomic scaffold, ASM154086v1, whole genome shotgun sequence window:
- the LOC109705881 gene encoding uncharacterized protein LOC109705881 — protein sequence MAAEEAERERGYVALTRFTKFHPPTFDGEVVDPATVESWLTAMETLFEDIFTLEKDKVNLAAHCFEKRARTWWKRVKRDRHSELPPIDWAEFRRLLFAEYFPDSDKRKMREEFRKLKQGNRTDQADCFVRGLQPGVFKLVHAFKFHTLAEALDRALWVEHGNACERKDREALDKDKDKGKKRQGGDSGGQFSSRRPPKYPRSQSKGRGTERCVFCGGDHRPGACDQHRGR from the exons AtggcggctgaggaggcggagcgtgaGCGTGGCTATGTGGCGCTCACGAGGTTCACGAAGTTTCACCCACCTACTTTCGATGGAGAGGTGGTGGATCCGGCGACGGTAGAGTCTTGGCTGACGGCTATGGAGACTCTATTCGAGGacatcttcaccttggagaaggacaaggtgaatCTAGCCGCTCATTGCTTTGAGAAGCGGGCCAGGACTTGGTGGAAGAGGGTCAAGCGGGACCGACATTCGGAGCTTCCCCCGATCGATTGGGCAGAGTTCCGCAGGCTGCTATTCGCtgagtacttccccgacagtgacaAGAGGAAGATGCGAGAAGAGTTCCGCAAGCTCAAGCAGGGCAATCGCacg GACCAGGCGGATTGTTTTGTTCGAGGACTCCAGCCCGGAGTGTTCAAattggtgcatgccttcaagttccaCACGTTGGCGGAGGCATTGGACCGTGCGCTTtgggtcgagcacgggaacgcttGCGAGCGTAAGGACCGTGAGGCGCTCGACAAGgacaaggacaaaggcaagaaaagACAGGGCGGTGATTCGGGGGGACAGTTTAGCTccaggaggcccccgaagtatccacgctcTCAGTCCAAGGGCCGTGGTACAGAGCGGTGTGTCTTTTGTGGTGGAGACCACCGGCCGGGTGCATGTGACCAGCACCGAGGGAGGTGA